One region of Wyeomyia smithii strain HCP4-BCI-WySm-NY-G18 chromosome 3, ASM2978416v1, whole genome shotgun sequence genomic DNA includes:
- the LOC129733292 gene encoding A disintegrin and metalloproteinase with thrombospondin motifs adt-2-like, which yields MRPPFTAKWLLLVSVLLLSQLIESASTLQFGDLPNLMNEHELSFYFGSEHRQKLPPFELFVPRSESPDTRTDRGRNLVLRVPFQGTVVNLNLQSRTSLVTDRTTFVVRGENGSTEELFHRSTNNCHYLHVDHESTAAVTSCDLENYHGIVFLPNQTLEIQPLNSRLRSLVPLYGPFMVESQNLHLIKRTSFENVIFADDLLNRKNLLTTPRSTDIHLLGDTLDQNNYTLEGLEQLDRPENETGKSRLRRLTIELGLFFDEAAYRIFAPHFDGEDLRLKDFILAYVNAIQALYHHPSLGTAVDITVVYLEIMKRQPVAMPHFNGERDTLLDSFCAYQESLNIGDDGDPNHWDLGLYVSGLDFHAIENGRKNSVTMGLATVGGICIGEYSCVIAEFGTTSIFGKPYPSAGFTSVYVSAHEIGHSLGMHHDSSGNSCAKDGYVMSPSRGTQGETTWSRCSATAIRELTWADCLLDVPVKTKKELDAWKFRGYPGQIFTAKKQCEVLLIDKDAIAVTAPNLERICQNLQCRTPHRTGFYFSGPALEGTDCGASKWCIGGSCVKQKKKPVTVVKGGWSEWDNGDCNSGCLQHSKGFLQRSRKCDSPKPVNTDDGCQGSSFDVIMCDDEKLCADKRQPIEVYASIKCREFSKLLTRLDPEGSGIQGPYDGHRLWMSCAIYCKRADSNAYYAPRFDLNDLGIDAYFPDGTLCHTEGTLNYYCQQHHCLPENFKSSKISIWALTEDIPIPGNALPIRTRYLDNELFNYLSIDRHGKPLIKQWNYYPRPHEDDGEWPDIDYRELPQEVKRAAHRLR from the exons ATGCGACCGCCTTTCACCGCCAAGTGGTTGTTGCTGGTGTCAGTGCTACTGTTGAGTCAGCTGATCGAAAGTGCATCCACCCTGCAGTTTGGGGATTTGCCCAATTTGATGAACGAACATGAGTTGAGTTTTTACTTTGGAAGTGAGCACCGGCAGAAGCTGCCTCCGTTTGAGCTGTTCGTTCCTCGCAGTGAGTCTCCTGACACTCGGACGGATCGCGGGAGAAATCTAGTGTTGCGGGTACCCTTCCAGGGTACGGTAGTTAACCTTAATTTGCAAAGTAGAACTAGTCTAGTGACGGATAGAACGACGTTTGTGGTTCGTGGTGAGAATGGTAGTACAGAAGAACTCTTCCATCGGTCGACAAACAATTGTCACTATTTGCATGTGGATCACGAGTCAACTGCAGCTGTTACAAGTTGTGATTTGGAAAATTAT CACGGCATTGTCTTCCTCCCGAATCAGACTTTAGAAATACAACCCCTTAACAGTCGTCTCCGAAGTCTAGTTCCTTTGTATGGACCATTTATGGTTGAATCGCAGAATCTACACCTTATCAAGAGGACCTCCTTTGAGAACGTAATATTTGCCGATGACTTGCTGAATCGTAAAAATCTTCTTACCACACCGAGAAGTACGGACATCCACCTACTGGGTGATACGTTAGATCAAAACAACTACACCCTCGAAGGATTAGAACAATTGGATCGTCCAGAAAACGAAACTGGTAAATCACGATTGCGTCGTTTGACGATTGAactgggattatttttcgatgAAGCAGCATATCGAATCTTTGCTCCCCACTTCGATGGAGAGGACCTTCGGTTGAAGGATTTCATTCTGGCCTATGTGAATGCTATTCAAGCTTTGTACCATCATCCGTCGTTGGGAACCGCAGTCGATATTACTGTAGTCTATCTGGAGATTATGAAACGGCAACCGGTGGCAATGCCACACTTCAATGGTGAACGAGACACTCTGCTAGATTCTTTTTGTGCCTATCAGGAGAGCTTGAACATTGGCGATGATGGTGATCCGAACCATTGGGATTTGGGACTGTACGTTTCTGGGTTGGATTTTCATGCAATCGAAAACGGACGCAAGAATAGCGTCACGATGGGGTTGGCCACGGTCGGAGGGATATGCATCGGGGAGTATTCCTGTGTGATCGCGGAGTTTGGTACGACGAGCATTTTCGGCAAGCCGTATCCTTCTGCTGGATTCACATCAGTGTATGTTTCAGCTCATGAGATTGGACATAG TTTAGGAATGCATCACGATTCTTCAGGGAATAGTTGTGCCAAGGATGGATATGTAATGTCCCCATCGCGAGGTACACAGGGTGAAACGACCTGGTCTCGGTGCAGTGCAACAGCGATCCGGGAGTTGAC ATGGGCTGATTGTTTACTCGATGTACCGGTGAAAACTAAGAAAGAACTGGATGCATGGAAATTTCGTGGTTATCCTGGACAGATTTTTACAGCGAAAAAACAGTGCGAGGTACTTTTGAT CGACAAAGATGCCATAGCCGTCACTGCACCCAATCTGGAGCGTATTTGTCAAAATTTGCAGTGTCGAACACCGCACCGTACAGGGTTTTACTTTTCCGGTCCCGCACTGGAGGGAACTGATTGTGGCGCTAGCAAG TGGTGTATTGGCGGAAGCTGCGTAAAGCAGAAGAAAAAGCCAGTGACCGTCGTTAAGGGAGGCTGGAGTGAGTGGGACAACGGCGATTGCAACTCGGGTTGTCTGCAACACTCGAAAGGCTTCTTGCAAAGGTCGAGAAAATGCGATAGCCCTAAACCGGTCAACACGGACGACGGCTGCCAAGGAAGTTCGTTCGATGTGATCATGTGTGACGATGAGAAACTTTGCGCGGACAAGAGGCAGCCCATTGAGGTGTATGCGTCGATCAAATGTCGGGAGTTTAGCAAATTATTGACTAGGTTGGACCCTGAAGGTTCGGGAATTCAAGGCCCATACGATGGGCATCGTTTATGGATGAGCTGTGCCATATATTGCAAACGGGCTGATAGTAATGCATACTACGCTCCTCGTTTTGATTTGAACGATCTGGGCATCGACGCATACTTCCCTGATGGAACACTTTGTCATACGGAAGGAACTTTGAACTACTATTGTCAGCAACATCATTGTCTTCCAGAG AACTTCAAGTCATCCAAAATCTCAATCTGGGCCCTAACGGAGGACATCCCTATTCCGGGCAACGCACTTCCGATACGAACGCGCTACCTAGATAATGAGTTGTTCAACTATCTCTCGATTGACCGTCATGGCAAGCCGCTTATCAAACAGTGGAATTATTATCCCAGGCCACACGAGGACGACGGTGAGTGGCCCGATATTGACTACCGGGAACTGCCGCAAGAGGTGAAACGTGCCGCCCACCGCCTGCGCTAG